The nucleotide window TTGCACGAAGCCCAGGAAAATGCCAGCACACTTCGAGTTTGAGTCTTAGCAAGGCTGTGTCCTTGAGTGAATTTCTCTCTTGTCTCTTCACTGGTAAAGTAAGGATAAATCTAAGAAAAAAGTGCCCAGTCCACATTGTAGTACCTTTCCTCCcagaattttaaaattggttAGCACTCTCTGTACTTAATTGACATCTAGGGTCCAGAGCCAAGGAAGACCACCCACCCCTGGGAGACCCACACAGAACTCAGGGACTGAGCAGGGCTCAGTGGGAtgttctcctgggtcctggcaaGTCAGTAATTAGGATAATTATTCATGTTTTTCAGCATTtcaatgtttcctttttctttttctttctttttttttttttggcctgcactgtaccccctgcagtggaagctctgagccctaaccactggacctccaggaaattccccatcagtgtttcctttttaaaCCTAGCCAATTGTTATAGACCTTTCTTTACACAAGCTTGTAAACATATTAACAATTTAATTtatttgtgcttagttgcttcagtggtgtctgactctttggaaccctatggactagactgtaaggctcttctgtccacagaattctccaggcaagaatactggagggttagccatgccctcctccaggggatcttaatcttcctgacccagggtttgaacccacatctctctcctctcctgcatCAGAAGCCTGGTTGTTTACTGCTAGCGCCATCTGTCAGAAATCTATTGCTGTTTATAAAATGGATTAGATGGGAGGTGCTATGATTCCGCCACAGTGCATCCTCACAGGCTGCCTCCTGGCTGTGGATGCCTGATCAAATTACTAAAGGGCTCTGTGAAAGCTTCCTCTTCTGAAAAATAGAAAACGGGATGGCAGTACCCACCCCCCACACCACATGAGCTTTCAAGGACTTAGCAAATCTCAAGTACCTGATGGGAGTCTGCCGCATGCCAAGTGCTTGATCATCTTATTAGCTTTGATTATCTTTACAGATCCATCTGGGTGTCAGCCAGCGACTTCCGGCTGGCCGCAGCATGAGATGTCCACACCAGGGTGAAGGATAAAGGCGGAACCACCCTGCCACCAACACAGAGCATGCCTGGGAGCCAgaccccaccaagctcctcccacCCCAGGTGTCACTGTGAGATGCTGGGCTTCACACAGACCCTCTGAGTGTCTGTCCAGAGGATGAAACGAGGGGCAGCCACACGCTTCGGGCAGACACACAGAACGTGGTGCACACATCTGCACTGTGCACATCAGTGACTTGAGTTTTCTCTATGGCTGAACTTAAAGCTCCCCCTCAGGCATTTTGGGGTGAATTCTGCCCAGTTCCCTGCTGAGTAAGCTGGGGCTTGCTGGGGTCTGGGTTTCCACACTGGGCAGGGTGATGTGGACTTCTGTAAGCCTCCCCCTCTCACCTGGCCTGGCACACATGGAGGCAGGGTCCCAGAGGGACACCCTCCAAGACCCTTATGGAACCTGCAGGTTCAGTGGGGCTACTTCCAGCTCTCTTTGGCAGGACATGCAGCAGCCACCCAGCCACTGCTACTTACTGacctggacagggaagcccctcttctaCCCACCGCCCAGAAGCTGCCCCACCCAGCGCCTGGCCTGAGAACTAAGAAGGAGCCCTCTCTACTCTGAGAGCTCAGAGCTGCTGGGGTGGGGAAGTGCCTGCAGACCCTGGAGATCTCCCTCcactgctgtgtgaccctgggctcctgactaatctctctgtgcctctgcttGTTCGCTTGTAAAAACGGAGATAACGATTGTACTTCACAGGCTGCTGTGGGGGCTGAATGAAGTAAAGTGTGTGAAGCCCCACAGCGCTGCAGCCGTGTGTACTAAAAGAGGCTGAGCCGCCTTTTCAATGTTTATTTTCAGGGAGACGGGGCACTAGATGCTTCCATGAGACCCCCACTTcctctgctcccccaccccctgggACTAGAGGACATCTCAGGAAGCGGGAAATGGAGCACCACGGCCAGGGTTAAACTTAACCGCAaggaaaaggagaatgagaaaaaaattccaagttTCCTGAGAAGATGAAGTTTTTGCTTAATTGGTGGAAACTGGGGGGTCAGCTCTGCTCAAGATCCCATGCTGTCTGGAGGCGAGGTGGTCAGGTGACCAGGCCTGTTAGTAAATCCCATTTAGAAAGTGAGTGACTTGGAGACAGGCTGAAGCTGGGATTGCAGGAAGCTGCAGTCACTCAGGTCAGCCAGCAGAGGGGGCCATTGGTCACTGTGGTTTGGACCAGGTTGGAAGGATggggaactgggcttccctgtgtcCTGCTCCATTGCGGTCAGAGGGGTCTGGCCTGATGTCGGTGGTCTTTGAACACACTTATGAGACTACTACTGCCACAGCCCCCGCCCTGTGTGGCTAGGGTGAGGCATGGGATTGAAGTGTGTGCCCTAACTCAGTAATGATATGAAATTATTTAAGAAGTGGCCTGTCCAGGTCCCCACAAGTCTGCAGTTATCTTGGCTTGGAGGACAAGTGAGCCACTGGCTCTGCTTGTGTATTTCATTTTGACTGGAGAGTTACGGTTTCAAAGACGATCTGAGTCTGCCTGGTCAGGCCCCTCTCTGGGGGTCTTGTCCTTCCTGGTGTCACAGACCCTCACAACACACTTGGCTTCCATTATCAGATGTTGACCCTGCACAGAAGGATGTGCCCAGCTTCTCTCTGCCTGACTGGACATCACTGAGGTTGTGAGCTGCCCTGGAGACCCCGATTTCATCACCAGACTCTGAAACTCTTGGAAACGCCTTGGGTGATTCTGATCCACACCTGTTGTTTGAGCCACTTGAAAAGTGTTGGCTTTGGGGAGGGGCTAGTGTTCACGCCAACTGGGACCCCAGATGCCCGACTTGCATGATGACCCCTCTGACCTTTGCAGGAACAACAGAGATGTGTGGGCCCCAGGACAGAAAGGTTAAGGCTCCATCTCCCCATCCTCTCGCCTGTGGCCAGGTCTTCTGGTAGGGACGAAGGTTGCTCCAGCGTCTAACTCTGGCCTGGGGTCTCCCCCAAGTTTCCCAGGAAACACATTCCCCAGGCAGGACCCTGAACAACCAGTCAGCAAATAGAAGCTGCCGTCTGGGGGCTGAGGTGGGGGCAAGGACCCCTCCCCTTGATGGTGTTGGAGGCCTTGACACAGAAGCAGTGGCTCTGAGCTGACCACAGGAGTGCCAGGTGGGCAGTGGCAGCAGTGGCAGTGGGGAGACGGTGACTCCAGTGGGCTCCATCCAGGAGGGCGGGTGCAGGAGCCTTGGCTGCCTCCAAGGTGGGGGAAGGGAACTGCAGCCTGTGATCCCAGCCTTGTCTCCCTCCTTACCCTGCAAGGCTGTACGCTGAGTGCCCTGtcctcttgggggtgggggatgagtAGGGACCTATGGGGGAGATGCTGTTGGGAATCTGTGGACAAATTGAGTGGGGGGAGTGGTTGGTGCCAGGAAGAGATGCTGACTCAGGACCATCGGGGATGATGGATGATGGGACAGAGTCCTTTTCTTGGGGTGGAGGGTGTGAGAGGGCTGGAGACCATGTGGGGGCTCCCACGTGGGGAATCACGTGCCACGTCAGGGCAGCTCTTGGTCCTCCAACCAGACCTCACTCGACACATCTCAGTGTAACAGGCAGGCCGCCCCTGGGTGAGCTCTGGCTGGTGTCCCCTCAAAGGGCTTTGGGATGAGTTGCTTATCCTACAACAAGGGTATTAACCTCTCCCTTCTAGGACACACACAGGCTCTCACTCTACAGACCTGGCCCCAAGTGCAAGGCTAAAAAGGAAGCCTTTTGTTTTGAAAAGGAGCCAGTGTCTCTTTTCCAGCGGGAAGGGTGGCTCAGGCCCAGAAGCCCTGCCTTCGGGGGCCACACTACTTCCTGGCCCCCGAGCAGCAGAAACGGCCCTCAGTAGCATCAGGGGAGTCGGCCATGTGACCTGGAGAGCAGGAGCTCAGTTCTGACGGTATGGACAGGTTCCTGGTGTCCTGGGAGAGCCAAGTGTCTCCAAGAGTGGGGGAGATGACTCTCCATCTGGGGATGGCTAAGACTTCAAGAGCTCTCATGGTGACACTTTGTTTACGGATCAAAACTGCATCcattttcagaggaaaaataGCAAAAGAAGGCCAAGGTGTCACAGATGCTACACTTGACTTGCAAAGAAATACCAAAAAAGTGCCAATTGGTAAAATGGATTTATTGGCTCTCTCTTTACCATGAAAGTCATGAATAACCTTTAGGGGGGAACTTACATTTGAAATGGTGTTTCTCAACACCATTCTAAGTGATGCTTAGAAGGTGAGAAACCTTCTAAGTGTCTAAGTGACACTCTCTGTCTGGCCACACTAGGTCTCAGATTTGCAGCATCCTCACCTCTAGGGAGCTACTTTGGGGTCCTTCCCTGCTCCCCAGGCCTAGGGCAGACCCTTTGCTGGGTGATGCTAAGACACTGCTCCCTGCCCCCATTGGTGGAAGGCTGAGAAGGAAGAGAGTGACTTGGCAGAAATAAAGCACAGCGGCGTCAAGTCTTAGGAATGAAGACCTGTCCTCATGCTGAGCACGGGAGCTTTATTCTTTAAGACATCAGGCCCCAGGCATTTGGTTCAGGCCTGGCCAGGAGCAGTGTGAGAGAAGCAGAGGGATGAGCACTGGGTGGGCTGGCAGGGTACCCAAGTGCGGAGGTCCCCTCCCTGGGGGTCGGGCAGCCACGTGGCTTCAGAAGGTGCATTCTGGAAATGAAGCACAGACAAGCATCACCCTCAGCTGTGTGGTCCCCGGCCACCGCTGCCTGGCTTCTCCAGGTCAGTGGTGTGTGCTGTCTCCCTGCCAAGTCCCTGGGGAAGGGTCGAGTCCCCACTCCCTGGGAGAACAGCCACATAGCCCAGGGGTACCCAAGGGGTCAGGACAAATGGAGCCTGAGATGGGCCAGGCCAGACAGGGCTGCTGCTCGAGTTCAAAGAAGTATCTTCTCGGGCTGAAGAGCGGGTGGAGGGGGGCTGATCAGCACAGGGGTGACTCCCCACTGGGCTCTGGACCTCTGCCGGGGTTTGTGGGAAGGGGAGGAGCTCTGGCCAGTGGGTAGCCCCCCACCCCCGTAACTGATTAGGGAGGCAGACCGGCTGGCTGGAATGCAGGCGCCTTTGTCATTCCCCAGGGACAAAGGGCAAGGGtgcccccatctccccacccccccacccccgccactgtGCCAATTCCAGGAAAGGGCCTCACGTAGTAGTACGTGCCTCTTAGAAGGCGAGCTGGCACCTGGGTTCCAGATGGCTTGCGGCAACCTCcaagggggtggggatgggggacaggcggggaggggggcggaaTACAGCCAGGAAAGCAGAGCACCCAGTGCACTGCCATCTGCTCCTGGGCAGGGTCCCCCGGGGCCACCCTGCACCCCACTGCCCCAGCGAGGGAGGGGGGAGCCCCTCGTGGTGCAGGCAGGAGGTGGGTGGCGGGGTGGGGAGACGTGCCAGGACTCCACGTCCAGACAGAGAGCACGTCACAGATCACAAATGACCAAGACTCTGAATGGGGTGCTTGCTGAAAATGGCCTTGAAAGTCAGCCCGGTTTTCCAAACCCATGTAATATCCacttttctccaggggagcttttaAGCTATTTCCCTCTACATAAGGCCTTGACTCTGAACACCTTTCTGAAAGGATGAAAAACTAAGTGCATGagtgatcagtcgtgtccgactctttgtgaccccctggactgcagcccgccaggctcctctgtccatgggactctccaggcaagcaaactggagtgggttgccatgcccgcctccaggggatcttcccaacccggggattgaacccatgtctcttgtgtctcctgcatgagcaggtgagttctttaccactggtgccaactgggaagccccgcCTTGCCCAGCAGACAGCTGTGGCATAGGGGGCCCACCCAGGGCCCAAGTGCGTGTGGCTTCCTGGGGCCCAAAAGACCTTGTGCGTTCCATCTGGCTCACCTGCTTCCTGCAGGGGCTTGAAGCACCAGGGCACCCCGTGGATGCTGGAGTCGAAGCAGCAGCCGCGGTTGTTGCACTGCTCGGGGGTGACCTCGGGGTAGCCGCAGTCCACCCTGTCCTTGGCTGGCACCGCGCACTGGTTCGCCGCTGGCCCACACAAAGCCAGGTCAGACAGCCCTCTCTGGCTTGGGGTTGGTCCACCGGCCGCATTTACAAGTCCACACCCTCCCCGCAGCTCCCAGTTCGTAGGATacaaccccacccctcccccaacatgCTGCTCCAGAGCCCTCTTTCCCCATAAATATTTAAGGAGAAATGTTTTGTGAAGGATCTGGCCGGCTGCCCGGGGTCTCTCACTTGGGTGTTCCTAGCAGCTGTAGAGCCTGGGTTCCCGCCAGTTGGCAGGTGCCCACAGGAATCCAGGGGCCCCTGAACCCGGAAACAAAGTTCCCTTCAGTGTTTAATCAACAGAACTTCCCCCTTAAAAATGAATAGGATAATAGAACGTAGGCATTCAAGTGAGAAAACCACAATGTGTGCTCTTTTctgcctctccctccttccctcgaCACACCGTGCCTGTGTATCTGTGGGTCTCTATGATTCACTTTTCAGATAAGTCTTTATGTCAGAAGCTCAGCAAAAGTCCACTGTGCCTCATTCCTTAACCGGATTTTTCCTTAGGCAAATAGAATTCACAGGGAACCTAGAATCCTCTTCTTTGGCTGCCAATTCATAATTCCTTATTCCACTGGTTCCCAAACTTTGCTCACGGTGGGGTCAGGACCAGTGACACCTGCTCCCACCCAGAGACCTTCTGATGTAGTTGGCACATCCTACTGGGCTTTGAGGTTTAAaagcttccaggtgattctgatggctCCCAAGTTTGAGACCACTCAGAACCTGATAAAAGCCACACTTGAATTTCTGCAAAATCCAGTTAATGGAACAGTCATGCCCCACCTGGAATCACAATTCAATGGCTAAATGAAAACTGTAGGTATAGAAAATGTTCTGGAAGCGGctgtttttatttgtcttttctttgtgttttgcaaATGTGCCAGAATAATGTAGAAAGACTATACTGTTGATTCAGAAGTCTCCAGCAAGGAAGGCAGTGGGAGGGTAGGCTTTGTGTGGCTACCAGGGTTCCCATCCTGCTTTCTACACTGACCAGTAGAGTCAGTTATTAACTCTCTGAAGCTCAGTTCCCTTGTCTGCAAAATAGGGACAGCAAGACCCAGTTTGTAGGGCTGCTGAGAGAAAATGTATGTGTCTGGTaagtttgtcattgttgttcagtcccgaagttgtgtctgactctttgcgaccccatggactgtagcccaccaggctcctctgctctccactatctcctggagtttgcacaaactcatgttcattgagttatctagtccattgagttggtgatgctctctaaccatttcatcctctgccacccccctttcctttgccttcagtcattcccagcatcaggatcttttccaatgagtcggctccttgcatcaggtggctaaagtagcAATCACTAAATTATTAAGGAGCTTGGTCACTTTCCTCTAGCCCACAGAAAGCCCCCAGCCTGGCTCTTTCATGTCCTGTCCCCTAGTCCTGTGTTCCCACTCTccacccagcccctcctcctccctgccgccCAGTGGGAGGGAGTCAGAGTGGTACTCACACAGACCCACATACTGCCCGGTCGAACTGGAGGACCCCAAGGCCaggaccaccaccaccagcagccagAATGTTCTGGCCTCCATGGTCACAGGCTGGCTCTGGGGACCCGACTGCTCAGAGAACATGTTGAGTTGGCCAAGAAGAATTATTTATACCCCTGTGTTTACACAGGCACTCCAGGTTCTGTTTGTTTGGGAGCCCTTCCCTCCAGCCCCGCCCACTCAAAGTCCCCAGAGGCTCAACCATCCCAAAGGGTAGAGGTGCTTCCCACCCCACTGTTTTGCGGTAGCAAGTGAGGGGCAATGGCAGATGCAGCTGCCTGTGAACACCTCTCTATTTGGGAGAACACCTGGGAGCCAGAGCAGGGTCAATGCCCATTGTCAGCCTGGCcaggaagaaagaacaaaggCTCAGTGTGAGGCTCAAGGAAGCATCATCAGGCCTGGGCACCACCCAACAACCCACCCAGGAGCAGGTCAGGAGGGTCCCTGCTCAGTGACATGAGTTTCCAAGCCACTTAATCCCAGGCCAACCTCGAGTACTTGAAACAACAGGCGACAACCACAAGTCAGGTAAAACAGGTTTGCTGATTTCATTTCTATGTCACAGCTCTTGAAAGGTAGAggtgctttttctttattttttgctttttctccagcaaaaagttatttttatcaactacattttaacaaatgtattgAGTATGTTTTAATAAGGATACAATACCTGCAGTTGGTTGTTAAAGTCAGACAGTACAGAAGACTCTGCCCCTTCTGGGTGCCACTGTTCATGTTTCACAGTTCTTAGGCATTTTCCCAGAATGTCCTCTGTGCATTTAAGCACATTTGTTCACACTAAAGGGAACTCACTCTACTTTGCCCAgcttcctttccattttttttttaatgtgaaagctAAAGCTTGGAAATTATTTTGTAACAACATatctagaggcttccctggtggtccagtggttaagaatctgttctGCCAAcgtaggggacacgggttcagtccctgcttcaggaagatcccacatgctatgaagCAACAAAGTGCAtctgccacagctactgaagccctcgaGCTCTAGAATCCTCGAGCCACAGCTATGGAGCCCGTGCGCTACGACTGATCCCTTGAGCCGAGAGCTTGTGTTCTGCAACGAGAAAAGCTACCACGATGAGGTGCACACATGATAGCTAGACAGTtacccctgctctccacaactagagaaagcccttgcacatcaaggaagacccagcacaaccaaaaaaaattttttaattaattaattaaaaagcatatctaaatgaaatgggaataattataCCCACTTTGCAGAGGAACAAACTAAGGCTCAAAATGTTGTTATCAAATTCATACAACAGGCTGATAAATCGAGAGATGGGTGTTGGAGCAACAGTAGCGATTTCATTTGGAAAGCCAGGAACCCAGGAAGATGGTGGACTCGtcgtgtcccaaagaaccatcttagcTGAATTAGAATTCAGGTTTATTTCCACTAAAAGGGGAGGGGTGTGGCTGGTTGCTGCAAACTTCTTGGTAATTGACCCAGGGCTAGACCGGGGGCTAGACTTCTCAGGCTAGACCGGGGGCTAGACTTCTCAGGCTAGACCCCGGGCCTTTGTTCTTGCAGCAGTCCACACAGGTCTAGGCACCATGTTCTTGTAAACTTCCAACAGGACAAACATTCTCTgctctgcaactttttatctctatgtGAATGAAACGTGTTTTACCTTTAAAAGTTAAGGCTGGGAGGCAGAGCCTTGAGAAGGGGCTATTGTATATTTCAGGGTATAGGTGACCTACTTGTACCAAGATGAAAGGGCATCATGATTAAGTTCCAGCCACAGAGcacaagagggcttcccaggtggcaccagcagtaaataacccacctgccaatgcaggagacctaagagatgcgggttcaatccctgggtcagaagatcccctggaggagggtatggcagcccactccagtattcttgcctggagaattccatgggcagaggagcctggagggctacagtccagtgggttgcaaagagtcggacacgactgagcacgcatgccatTCATtcttccatctgtccatccatccatttctccatccatctgtccacagAGCATGAAGGTTAGAGCTGAAGGATCAGCTGCAGTATGGAGTTGGGTTTGCTCGTCTCTGTTACTGGACATCTGCCAAAGGTCACCAAGGAGGCCTGGCAGAGCTGTGATGCGACCTGCCTCTGTGGGACCCTGCGGTCTCCTCCTCCATCGAGGATGCCAGCCCCACCTGCACCTGACTGGCGGGGAGAGTGGGGGAGCGTGGGGTCTAGTTGTGGTGTGTTCTCCAGGCTTCCTTCCTAACGGGGTATTCTTCTCTCTCTGTTGAACTCTGATCCAGGAACCGTGGGGTGGGAGTTGTCCACCATCCCAGGGCAGACACACCTGCTGGCTGCACTTAACCCCCAGGTGGGGGTATGTTTTAGGAGGGCTCCCCAAACCACCCAGGGGTTCATCTCTAGCACTGCCCTTCCCCAAGGGACTCATGGGGCTAGACTGCGCGTGCTCTGGAACCGGGCACTGTGTCCCACTTCATGACTCCCCAGGCCCTGGCTCTGCTACCCAGGGAGCCCTGGGTGAACCCATGTGCAGAGACACCCATGTCTGATTTGCCCCTCCCCACAAGGCTTACAGACAGCAGTTTCTGCATTGTTTTCAGGGCATTTGCTCTGTTCCCAGAGAGGGGAGTAACCCAAGCTAACAGATGGCTTGATTTTTATGTAATTAACAAAAACATCATATCAAATTCCTCACAGCATTTTCTGGCCTGACCCCTGCCTTCCCACTCCTCACAATATCCCCAAGCCAGGCCAGGCAGGGGAACTGGGTCAGGTTCCAGGAAGTCACAGATGCCCAGAAACAGGCTTAGAAGTGACAGTTATCTGAAGGCTGTCCTGGCAGGGAGATCATCCGGCTGCCCTTGGAACTGCCTGGAGAGCAGGACCTGCATGGACCCCCGGCCTGCCCACCCAGGCAAGTAACTGGGAGGCCACTGAGTTCTCCTGCAGCCAGCACCAGTTGCTGCCTGGTAACTTGCTCGGCATCCCTCAGTGAATGTAGATTGAGCCCCACTGCAGGAGCCTGGGGCTTGGGGCCGAGGCAGGAATAACATGGAACACGTCCCCAACCTGGAAAATCTCCCACGGGGAGACAGGGTTGTAGTTACAGTGATGAAGCCGAGAGACATGGTCCCAGTCTGGGGCCGAGTAACCTTGGGCTTGTCCCTTCCCGTCTCTGGGGCCCCGGCTTCCTCGCCTGTCACGTGGAGCCTGGTCCGCAGGCATCCATGAGCTGGTGACCCCGAGCTGGATGCCAGGGTCACACTCTGATCACCTGCCAGGCATGGTGCAGCAGCTAAGGTGCAGAGGGTCCAGTGCCCCAGAGCCCGGTCCCATAGAAGCCTTGGCTGTGCAGGAGGTTGGGGATGGGCGAGCAGGACACAGGCTTCTTGGAGAAAATGGGGCGGGGCTGGCCTTGGAGCCCCGGGAACTGAGGCTGTGGGGAGAAGTCCAGTGTGTGTGTTCTCTTTGTTCTGTTCCCACCAGGGGCAAAGGATGGGGATGGAGAGCCCACCCTGCCTCCCAGAGCACACAGGCCCATAGCCGTAGCCATCAGCAATCCAATGGGGCACTTCAAGTTCCAGGAATGAAGTAAACCCAGTGCCAGAGCAGCGGGCCCCTGGGTCACCTGTCTTGGCCCCGCCCCAACAGGTGGCTGCCTGGTGCCTAGAGCCCGGTCTGAGCAGCTGGTTGGGCTGTCCTGGGAGCCTGCCCAGCAACCCCACCTGGGCTGTGTGTTCAGGTGCCCAGGGCAAGCTAGGGCCAAGAAGCAGGCCATCTGGCCCTGGGTGCTGCAACCTCCCACTGCAGGATGCCTGGCCACTGGCATGTATGTAAGAAGCATGGGCTGAGCGTGATCATGGGATGGATACTCGGCCTGTGATGCTGGGCCCTCAGGACACCAGGCAGAAGC belongs to Bubalus kerabau isolate K-KA32 ecotype Philippines breed swamp buffalo chromosome 2, PCC_UOA_SB_1v2, whole genome shotgun sequence and includes:
- the LOC129645027 gene encoding trefoil factor 3 codes for the protein MEARTFWLLVVVVLALGSSSSTGQYVGLSANQCAVPAKDRVDCGYPEVTPEQCNNRGCCFDSSIHGVPWCFKPLQEAECTF